Proteins from one Staphylococcus saprophyticus subsp. saprophyticus ATCC 15305 = NCTC 7292 genomic window:
- a CDS encoding AraC family transcriptional regulator, with protein MQVLWKKFQKKLIDANLAECGIEVGVPNVGYSYNVFQQAVLHIVTQGEGIFTYNNETHHLKAGDMFLLERGMEVEYKPSFSNPWTYYWVGINGKQILTYLSRSSIVDTHVLINKNTKDIQSIIKKICNLSQTIQSNNSHDILIMQHIYQLVYALQDKFPKHFSVQVDIVNEDIQYAVEYINSNYQKDITIVDVAKSVNISRSHLFKLFKRNLNCSPKEYLTYIRMYHASQLLINTNLLINEISSKIGYKDPLLFSKNFTKHFEISASEYRTCFSVHQTNTD; from the coding sequence ATGCAAGTACTATGGAAAAAGTTTCAAAAGAAATTGATAGATGCCAACTTGGCAGAATGCGGTATTGAAGTTGGTGTGCCGAATGTTGGCTATAGCTATAACGTTTTTCAACAAGCCGTATTACATATCGTCACACAAGGTGAAGGTATTTTTACATATAATAATGAAACTCATCATCTGAAAGCGGGAGATATGTTTTTACTAGAACGAGGTATGGAAGTTGAATATAAACCTTCTTTCTCAAACCCTTGGACTTATTATTGGGTGGGAATTAATGGCAAACAAATTCTTACATATTTATCTCGCTCTAGTATCGTCGATACGCACGTTCTTATTAATAAAAACACTAAAGATATTCAATCTATTATTAAAAAAATTTGTAACCTATCTCAAACGATTCAATCTAATAATTCTCATGACATACTGATTATGCAACATATATATCAACTGGTTTATGCCTTGCAAGACAAGTTTCCAAAACACTTTTCTGTTCAAGTTGATATTGTAAATGAAGACATTCAATATGCTGTCGAATATATAAATTCTAATTACCAAAAAGATATTACAATTGTTGATGTTGCAAAATCAGTCAATATCTCAAGAAGTCATTTATTCAAATTATTTAAAAGAAATTTAAACTGTTCGCCTAAGGAATACTTAACTTATATTAGGATGTATCATGCTTCTCAACTTTTAATTAATACCAATTTATTGATAAATGAAATATCTAGCAAAATAGGTTATAAAGACCCACTGCTATTCTCTAAAAATTTCACAAAACATTTTGAAATAAGTGCTTCTGAATATCGTACATGTTTTTCAGTACACCAAACAAATACAGACTAA
- a CDS encoding MBL fold metallo-hydrolase: MKLIQMSDHIYKLNIQTTVGIPIQINTWFIVNDNDVYIIDTGMDDYAELQITIAKSLGNPKGIFLTHGHLDHINGAKRISEALKIPIFTYKNELPYINGELPYPNKTHTENTGVQYIVKPLETNTNLPFNYYLTPGHAPGHVIYFHNQDKILICGDLFISDAQHLHIPIKKFTYNMTENIKSGQIIDNLCPKLITTSHGDDLYYSDDIYSIYKFKYEE; encoded by the coding sequence ATGAAACTCATTCAAATGTCAGACCATATTTATAAATTAAATATACAGACAACAGTTGGTATCCCGATACAAATAAACACTTGGTTTATTGTGAATGATAACGACGTTTATATCATAGACACAGGTATGGATGATTATGCTGAGCTACAAATCACGATTGCTAAATCGCTCGGTAATCCTAAAGGCATTTTTTTAACGCATGGACATCTAGATCATATCAATGGCGCAAAACGTATTTCTGAAGCTTTGAAAATACCTATCTTTACATATAAAAATGAACTCCCTTATATCAATGGTGAGCTGCCTTATCCAAATAAAACGCATACCGAAAATACAGGTGTTCAATACATTGTTAAACCTCTAGAAACTAATACAAATCTGCCCTTCAATTATTACTTAACTCCTGGTCATGCACCAGGTCATGTCATCTATTTTCATAATCAAGATAAAATTTTAATATGCGGAGATTTATTTATTTCAGATGCGCAACATCTGCATATTCCTATCAAAAAATTCACTTATAACATGACTGAAAATATCAAAAGCGGTCAAATCATAGATAATCTTTGTCCCAAATTAATTACAACTTCACATGGCGATGATCTATATTATTCAGATGACATTTATTCAATTTATAAATTTAAGTACGAGGAGTAA
- a CDS encoding FAD-dependent monooxygenase has product MTVVNDLTHSFEGLFTWQLKHYNNLLNSGEVPVTVTANHHFQLSGLHLNDLANIPLNELYFEYQLYDNTDNIIANGIELFVKPSWQRTPGVTLLGDAAHLMAPSGEGANLAMYDAAELGKLIVEYPNDIELALENYEQALFKRSAAEAEESHELLDLCLGQDAPHGLIALFEGSNEQN; this is encoded by the coding sequence ATGACAGTTGTTAACGATTTAACGCATTCATTTGAAGGACTTTTTACATGGCAACTTAAACATTATAATAACCTTTTAAACTCTGGAGAAGTGCCTGTAACAGTCACTGCTAATCACCATTTCCAATTATCTGGACTTCATTTAAATGATTTAGCAAATATACCCTTGAACGAACTTTATTTTGAATATCAGCTTTATGATAATACTGATAATATAATTGCAAATGGTATTGAATTATTTGTAAAACCTAGTTGGCAACGTACACCTGGTGTTACGCTACTCGGTGATGCTGCGCATTTAATGGCACCATCTGGAGAAGGCGCAAACCTAGCAATGTATGATGCAGCAGAGCTTGGCAAGTTAATTGTTGAATATCCAAATGATATTGAACTTGCACTTGAAAACTATGAACAAGCCCTATTTAAACGTAGTGCCGCAGAGGCCGAAGAATCTCATGAATTATTAGACTTGTGCTTAGGTCAAGATGCACCCCATGGACTGATTGCATTGTTTGAAGGTAGTAACGAACAAAACTAA
- a CDS encoding LLM class flavin-dependent oxidoreductase — MKRMKLGYFLTGFGHHVASSRHPDALERGGMNLTKTIEQAKTLEQAKFDFLFVSDSLYLDNKTHPDMFTMFEPISLMSIVARETQNLGLIVTGSTSFSEPFSLARIFSSLDHYSNGRAGWNIVTSGINHTAKNFNGTTNANHDLRYDQAEEFVNISKQLWDSWRGVNTEHLHAAGGFFSEKEPEPINYQGEFYSVKGPLNIEASPQGYPLLVQAGSSEKGTEFASKHAEVVFTAQNDINDAITFAHNLKNKVEQKHGNAHEIVIMPGIFPFIGETREAAEAQFQELQDLIVPEMGIELLSSYLGDTDLSHYDLNTPFENIEVEKGNNIQSRVDLIKDTAKKNEYTLEDVMKHVAGARGHHIVVGTAEDVADRMEAWFTSGAADGFNIMPPLNPTQFDLFVDKVIPILKERGLIQAAYSEGTLREKLGLNQKIHS; from the coding sequence ATGAAAAGAATGAAATTAGGATATTTTTTAACTGGTTTTGGTCACCATGTTGCGAGTAGTAGACACCCAGATGCATTAGAACGTGGGGGTATGAATTTAACGAAAACCATTGAACAAGCAAAAACGTTAGAGCAAGCTAAATTTGATTTTCTATTTGTGTCTGATAGTTTATATCTTGATAACAAGACGCATCCAGATATGTTTACGATGTTTGAGCCAATTTCTTTAATGTCTATTGTAGCTAGAGAAACTCAAAATCTTGGATTGATTGTGACAGGATCTACTTCATTTTCAGAACCATTTAGCCTTGCGAGAATCTTTTCGTCTTTAGATCATTACAGCAATGGCAGAGCGGGTTGGAATATTGTTACATCAGGTATTAATCATACAGCGAAGAATTTTAATGGCACTACGAATGCAAATCATGATTTACGCTATGATCAAGCCGAAGAATTTGTGAATATTTCTAAGCAATTATGGGATTCTTGGCGTGGCGTTAATACGGAACATCTTCATGCTGCAGGAGGCTTTTTTAGTGAAAAAGAGCCAGAACCAATTAATTATCAGGGGGAATTTTACAGTGTAAAAGGCCCATTAAATATTGAAGCATCACCTCAAGGTTATCCATTACTTGTACAAGCAGGTTCTTCAGAAAAGGGTACAGAATTTGCGTCGAAACATGCAGAAGTTGTATTTACAGCGCAAAATGATATCAACGATGCAATCACGTTTGCACATAATTTGAAAAATAAAGTTGAACAAAAGCACGGAAATGCACATGAAATTGTTATTATGCCAGGTATTTTTCCATTTATTGGAGAAACACGCGAGGCAGCGGAAGCGCAATTCCAAGAATTACAAGATCTCATTGTGCCAGAGATGGGAATAGAGTTATTATCTTCTTATTTAGGTGATACAGATTTAAGTCATTACGATTTAAATACACCGTTTGAAAATATTGAAGTAGAAAAAGGAAACAATATACAAAGTCGTGTAGACTTAATCAAAGATACAGCGAAGAAGAATGAATATACTTTAGAAGATGTAATGAAGCACGTTGCTGGTGCAAGAGGGCATCATATCGTCGTTGGTACTGCTGAAGATGTAGCGGATAGAATGGAAGCATGGTTTACAAGTGGTGCAGCAGATGGATTCAATATTATGCCACCGCTCAATCCGACGCAGTTTGATTTATTTGTCGATAAAGTGATTCCGATTTTAAAAGAAAGAGGTTTGATTCAAGCGGCTTATAGTGAAGGGACTTTACGTGAAAAGTTGGGATTAAATCAAAAAATACATAGTTAA
- the melB gene encoding melibiose:sodium transporter MelB, protein MDRHLTGKQKFAFGFGAIGKDAIFNIVGVFLMFYITDIVGLSPAFVGVMLFVARIWDAINDPIMGMIVDNTRNNFGKFKTWLSIGTLANAIVTILLFTNFDLPQTAMYVYISILYISWGMTYTMMDIPYWSWLPNLTHNPREREEVSVIPRFFASLAAFTVGTFGLYFIHQLGDVFGNGSDSVGIFIFAIICSAVFIITIGVTVFKVPEDKELEQQIGIKVNFKDIGRILFKNKELLAIMGVLLTFNLCLQTLNGSIIYYFKYVVNAEHLFSIFNSMILCEMVGLLLLPRFIKWVGRTKAFNTAVSFIILGLLIILIAGFIAPKSTLLIILGAGILRIGSGFMIGITTVSLADVIDYGEVKFGQRNESIITSTNTFLTKASQAVAALIVGVGLSILGYTPNESQSLVTINGLRIMIIIAPLLFVCLTAFLYHKAFNLKGDFLTDIEKTLQFKRQREHRERIK, encoded by the coding sequence ATGGACAGACATTTAACAGGAAAGCAGAAGTTTGCATTTGGATTTGGAGCAATTGGTAAAGATGCCATATTTAATATCGTCGGTGTCTTTTTAATGTTTTATATCACAGATATTGTAGGTTTATCACCCGCATTTGTTGGTGTTATGCTATTTGTTGCTCGTATATGGGATGCCATAAATGATCCAATTATGGGGATGATAGTTGATAACACTAGAAATAATTTCGGGAAATTCAAAACCTGGTTGTCTATAGGAACGTTAGCGAATGCAATTGTCACCATATTACTATTTACTAACTTTGATTTACCACAGACAGCAATGTATGTTTACATATCAATTTTATATATTTCCTGGGGAATGACTTACACAATGATGGATATTCCTTATTGGTCTTGGTTGCCGAATTTAACACATAATCCTAGAGAACGTGAAGAAGTGTCAGTAATTCCAAGATTTTTTGCGAGTTTAGCAGCATTCACAGTAGGTACATTTGGACTGTATTTTATTCATCAATTAGGAGACGTTTTTGGTAATGGCAGTGATTCAGTAGGGATATTCATATTTGCAATCATTTGTAGTGCAGTATTTATAATTACAATTGGTGTTACTGTTTTTAAAGTGCCTGAAGATAAGGAATTAGAACAACAAATTGGTATTAAAGTTAATTTTAAAGATATTGGACGTATTTTATTTAAAAATAAAGAGTTATTGGCAATTATGGGGGTATTACTAACTTTTAATTTATGTTTACAAACTTTAAATGGTTCTATTATTTACTATTTTAAATATGTGGTAAATGCAGAACATTTATTTTCAATTTTTAATTCGATGATTTTATGTGAAATGGTTGGTTTATTATTACTTCCTAGATTTATCAAATGGGTAGGTAGAACAAAAGCGTTTAATACGGCTGTTTCATTTATTATTTTAGGATTATTGATTATTTTAATAGCTGGATTTATCGCTCCGAAAAGTACACTTTTAATTATTTTAGGTGCGGGCATTTTGAGAATTGGTTCTGGCTTCATGATAGGTATTACAACAGTTTCATTAGCTGATGTTATTGATTATGGTGAAGTTAAATTTGGACAACGCAACGAGAGTATCATCACGTCAACAAACACTTTCTTAACTAAGGCTTCACAAGCTGTTGCAGCATTAATAGTTGGTGTCGGATTATCAATTCTGGGATACACGCCAAATGAGTCACAATCACTCGTTACAATTAATGGCTTAAGAATAATGATTATCATAGCACCACTGTTATTCGTTTGTTTAACTGCATTTTTATATCACAAAGCCTTTAATTTGAAAGGAGATTTTTTAACGGATATTGAAAAGACTTTGCAATTTAAACGTCAACGAGAACATAGAGAAAGAATTAAATAG
- a CDS encoding NAD-dependent protein deacylase, with translation MNQNIEHLKKIIKDANQITFFTGAGVSVASGVPDFRSMGGLFDEISKEGYAPEYLLSAEYLQNDPEGFIDFYHKRLLLADKQPNVVHEWIAQLEHHQRSLGVITQNIDGLHTDAGSANVDELHGTLNRFYCIQCEHKYDKATVMAKPLRHCETCGSPIRPDIVLYGEMLDQQTISNAIQKIQEADTLVVLGSSLVVQPAAGLISYFEGQHLIIINKDATPYDRDADVVIHDDMVDVVNAIRD, from the coding sequence ATGAATCAAAATATTGAACACTTAAAAAAGATTATTAAAGATGCGAATCAGATTACATTTTTCACAGGTGCTGGCGTCTCTGTCGCAAGTGGCGTGCCTGATTTTCGATCTATGGGCGGCTTGTTTGATGAGATTTCAAAGGAAGGCTACGCTCCAGAATATTTACTAAGCGCTGAATACTTACAAAATGATCCAGAAGGATTTATTGATTTTTATCATAAGCGCCTACTATTGGCAGACAAGCAACCTAATGTCGTACACGAATGGATTGCTCAACTTGAACACCATCAACGTTCATTAGGTGTTATTACTCAAAATATCGATGGACTGCATACAGATGCTGGAAGCGCGAATGTTGACGAACTTCATGGAACCTTAAACCGCTTCTATTGTATCCAATGCGAACATAAATATGATAAAGCCACAGTGATGGCAAAGCCTCTACGCCATTGCGAAACATGTGGTAGTCCAATCAGACCCGATATTGTACTTTACGGTGAAATGTTAGATCAACAGACTATTTCTAATGCGATTCAAAAAATTCAAGAAGCTGACACCTTAGTCGTCTTAGGTTCCTCTCTTGTAGTTCAACCTGCAGCAGGTCTCATTTCTTATTTTGAAGGTCAACACCTTATTATCATTAATAAGGATGCAACGCCCTATGATCGAGATGCAGATGTTGTTATTCACGATGACATGGTTGATGTAGTTAACGCGATTCGTGATTAA
- a CDS encoding winged helix-turn-helix transcriptional regulator, with product MLKNSMDYGSCNLVIQRGCPIEETLMSLGGKWKGIIINTLYDEAYFYNALHREVSGISRKILTEQLNDLIALQIVKREETNDYPKKVRYSLTQRGKSVYPLINELAQVLKMN from the coding sequence ATGTTAAAAAATAGCATGGACTATGGTAGCTGTAATCTTGTAATTCAACGAGGATGTCCGATAGAAGAAACATTGATGTCATTAGGTGGAAAATGGAAAGGTATTATTATCAATACGCTTTATGATGAAGCTTACTTTTATAATGCATTACATCGTGAAGTTTCAGGTATAAGTAGAAAGATTTTGACAGAACAATTAAATGATTTGATTGCTTTGCAAATTGTAAAAAGAGAAGAAACGAATGATTATCCTAAAAAAGTTCGCTATTCCTTAACTCAACGAGGAAAATCCGTCTACCCATTGATAAATGAATTGGCGCAAGTGCTTAAAATGAATTAA
- a CDS encoding glycosyl hydrolase 2 galactose-binding domain-containing protein — translation MNVIDLNGTWTLNILTNTTRFHDMPVTIPGSIVTGALENNLINHPYYGNNEDAIQYLFNDHYSFSRTFTLETEVLMSEQILLNCEGLDTLATIFINHTNVLETDNMFRRYKFDIKPYVELGENIIEIQFYSPVQYLKEIKLQGENGLAYLRKAQCMFGWDWGIKLPDFGIWKSIAIEYGDYMNIPPFLFTQTHHTQTVELNVRSKKAIDEATSLTCTLYDPNNQAIESITINNSHTFKHTFIIENPQLWWPIGYGEQPLYTVDVELYTGNQSIDHTSYSIGLRTVKLNRDNDGDASKFEFIINDTPVFIKGTNMIIEDAILTQSRRYSLTAQIKDCVRANINCIRVWEAPTTRQTFSLICAINTVF, via the coding sequence GTGAATGTAATTGACTTAAATGGTACTTGGACATTAAATATTCTCACAAACACAACACGTTTCCACGATATGCCTGTCACAATACCTGGTAGTATCGTAACCGGAGCACTTGAAAATAATTTAATCAATCACCCCTATTATGGAAATAACGAAGACGCAATTCAATATTTATTTAATGATCATTACAGTTTTTCTAGGACGTTTACTTTAGAAACCGAGGTATTAATGAGTGAGCAAATTCTATTAAATTGTGAAGGTCTCGATACGTTAGCAACGATTTTCATCAACCATACCAACGTATTAGAAACGGATAATATGTTTCGTCGTTATAAATTTGATATTAAGCCTTATGTCGAACTTGGTGAAAACATTATAGAAATCCAATTTTACTCTCCAGTACAGTATTTAAAAGAAATAAAACTGCAAGGTGAAAATGGCTTAGCTTACTTAAGAAAAGCTCAATGCATGTTTGGCTGGGACTGGGGCATTAAATTGCCTGATTTCGGTATATGGAAATCGATTGCGATTGAATACGGCGATTACATGAACATACCACCTTTTCTATTTACTCAGACACACCATACACAAACAGTTGAATTAAATGTACGTTCAAAAAAAGCTATTGACGAAGCCACATCTTTAACATGCACATTGTACGATCCCAACAATCAGGCTATCGAATCTATTACGATTAACAATAGTCATACATTCAAGCACACTTTCATAATTGAAAATCCACAGTTATGGTGGCCAATAGGTTACGGTGAGCAACCGTTATATACTGTGGACGTTGAACTATATACAGGTAACCAATCCATAGATCACACAAGCTATTCGATTGGCCTAAGAACGGTCAAATTAAATCGAGACAATGATGGAGACGCCTCTAAATTCGAATTTATAATTAACGACACGCCTGTGTTTATTAAAGGTACGAACATGATTATTGAAGATGCCATTTTAACGCAATCACGTCGCTATAGTTTAACAGCCCAAATTAAAGATTGTGTGCGTGCAAATATCAATTGTATTCGTGTATGGGAGGCGCCTACTACCCGTCAGACCTTTTCTTTGATTTGTGCGATCAATACGGTATTTTAG
- a CDS encoding TetR/AcrR family transcriptional regulator C-terminal domain-containing protein, with protein MQQGVKIWFAFFEENKAFFTKLFSIQYSDKYKKNLRTFMEKEFEKKIPYEEGLNQKLDDYVYLTFISNGMVRLIDLYLSADSPYQETLISEVSKLMQIITDPNIGSEQ; from the coding sequence ATGCAGCAGGGTGTTAAAATTTGGTTTGCGTTTTTTGAAGAAAACAAAGCGTTTTTCACCAAACTCTTCAGTATCCAATATTCTGATAAATATAAGAAAAATTTGCGTACTTTTATGGAAAAAGAATTCGAGAAAAAAATTCCTTATGAAGAAGGCTTAAATCAAAAATTAGATGACTATGTCTACCTTACATTTATTAGTAACGGCATGGTGCGCCTTATCGATTTATACCTCAGTGCAGACTCACCATACCAAGAAACATTAATTTCCGAAGTTTCTAAGTTAATGCAAATCATTACTGACCCGAACATAGGCTCAGAACAATAA
- a CDS encoding CatB-related O-acetyltransferase, producing the protein MSTEIKGITFFTDNLVDTSSHACNTFNVNPTYKELFFDNNVYTMSSAQGKFRLSNNHPLKVANYAQIEQYAIFFVGNVFHTMGAFSSTNSQLPVNTIVGRYSSIAAQVRRMAGNHPMERFTTSMLTYSKNTCAFNDYLDAAGVEFDHRPSTVGGMEPIVIGNDVWIGQDVLFSSKGIAVGDGAIVAAGSVVTKNVPPYAIVGGNPAKVIRYRFEAHIIERLLKLKWWQYGFADFKGVTADDSIEVFLEKVEKLVSTNQIQPFRPTTISVKDFLDIEKSSEE; encoded by the coding sequence ATGTCAACAGAGATTAAGGGAATTACATTTTTTACAGATAATTTAGTGGATACATCATCCCATGCTTGTAATACATTCAACGTCAATCCAACATACAAGGAACTCTTTTTTGATAATAATGTTTATACCATGTCGAGTGCGCAAGGAAAATTCAGGTTGTCAAATAACCACCCATTAAAAGTAGCAAATTATGCACAAATTGAACAATATGCAATATTTTTTGTAGGAAATGTGTTTCATACTATGGGTGCTTTTAGTTCAACGAATAGTCAATTACCAGTTAATACAATCGTTGGTCGCTATAGCTCAATCGCTGCTCAAGTTAGAAGAATGGCTGGCAATCACCCGATGGAACGTTTTACAACGTCAATGTTAACTTACAGTAAAAATACTTGTGCATTTAATGACTATCTTGATGCGGCAGGCGTTGAATTCGATCATCGCCCCTCAACAGTCGGTGGCATGGAACCGATAGTTATTGGGAATGATGTATGGATTGGACAAGATGTATTGTTTTCTTCAAAAGGTATCGCTGTCGGTGATGGTGCGATAGTAGCAGCTGGTTCAGTGGTTACCAAAAATGTGCCACCTTATGCAATTGTGGGTGGTAATCCCGCTAAAGTAATAAGATATCGATTTGAAGCACATATTATTGAAAGATTACTTAAATTAAAATGGTGGCAATATGGATTTGCAGATTTCAAAGGCGTGACTGCAGACGATTCGATTGAGGTATTTTTAGAAAAAGTAGAAAAACTTGTGTCTACAAATCAAATTCAGCCATTTCGTCCTACAACCATATCAGTAAAAGACTTTTTAGATATTGAAAAAAGTTCAGAGGAATAA
- a CDS encoding alpha/beta hydrolase, producing the protein MAVFVSQKPSKQVTHSKFVNHPIPTLFLHGYGGSANSEKFLVQQAENKAVTHDVITAVVSENGNVTFKGQLNKNAINPIVKVELENNKDGDYDKNAKWFKNVLVALQKEYQFKQFNFVGHSMGNLSFATYMLNYGNDASLPRLNKQVNIAGTFNGVLNMNEQVNEISVDKEGKPSRMNPPYQQLRELKAIYQGKQIKVLNIYGDLEDCTHSDGRVSNSSSKSLKYLLSSSPESYQESKYHGKQAQHSQLHENRDVANEIIKYLWGTS; encoded by the coding sequence ATGGCAGTCTTTGTAAGTCAAAAGCCATCAAAACAGGTAACACACTCAAAATTCGTGAATCATCCGATACCTACATTATTTTTACATGGGTATGGTGGCAGTGCCAATTCAGAGAAGTTCCTGGTGCAACAAGCTGAAAACAAAGCCGTCACTCACGATGTCATCACCGCAGTGGTATCTGAAAATGGTAACGTCACGTTTAAAGGTCAGTTAAACAAAAATGCCATCAATCCTATAGTGAAAGTTGAATTGGAAAATAATAAAGACGGTGACTACGATAAAAATGCAAAATGGTTTAAAAATGTTCTGGTAGCCCTACAAAAGGAATATCAATTCAAACAATTCAATTTTGTAGGTCACTCTATGGGAAATTTATCATTTGCGACGTATATGCTGAATTATGGTAACGATGCCTCTCTACCACGTTTGAATAAACAAGTAAATATTGCGGGGACATTTAATGGTGTCTTAAATATGAATGAACAAGTTAACGAAATCAGTGTGGATAAAGAAGGGAAACCAAGTCGTATGAATCCACCGTATCAGCAATTGCGTGAATTGAAAGCAATTTATCAAGGCAAACAGATTAAAGTGTTGAATATTTATGGTGATCTTGAAGACTGCACGCACTCTGACGGTCGTGTATCGAACAGTTCTTCAAAGTCATTGAAATATTTATTGAGCAGTAGTCCGGAAAGTTATCAAGAATCAAAATATCATGGTAAGCAGGCACAACATAGCCAATTACACGAGAATAGAGATGTCGCTAATGAAATTATTAAGTATTTATGGGGAACGTCATAA